The Babylonia areolata isolate BAREFJ2019XMU chromosome 2, ASM4173473v1, whole genome shotgun sequence genome segment gggagaggagagggtggaagacaTGCACCACACAGTGCAGTCATGCAGTTGTTGTCGGGTGTGTTCCATGcccagtgttggtgtgtgtgtgtactggagggccatggaggaaggaaagaggaggaaggccATGGACgaagggaagaggaaaaaggCCATGGacaaagggaagaggaggggatggaAGACACGCACcacacaggatgtcagtgatgtcacGTTCTTATTgtcaggtgtgtaggtgtgtgcatgtgtacagaaGGTCcatggaggaagggaagaggaggaaggccacggaggaagggaagaggaggaaggccATGGAAGAAGGCAAGAGGAGAGGGGCcatggaggaagggaagaggaggggtcgAAAGACACGCAACACACGCACAGGGCCAGCCTCCAGCAGCGATTCTGACAGCTGTCAGGAAGCCATTCAGCACCAGATACAGCAGCAGAAAATGAACGAGGACCAGCTGTTGTTGGGTAGGTTTGCTGTGAATCTGCTGGTGGATCAAAGCAGTGCAGTAGTACAGTGTTCTGTTACTTTAATGTAAGTGGATGACTGTTTTGTTggtcagagtgagtgagtgacttttTAGAGTTACTCTTGAATGCTAGGTATCCAACTGTTTTGTGGGTCAGATTCAGaatgatgtgtgagtgtgcatgtgtgcatgcgtgtgcgtgtatgtgtgtgtgtgtgaatgtgtgtttgtgttctgttacCTGGTTGGACTGTGGAGTTTAGGTGCTATTTTGTGTCTTGGGAGGAGTTTTGCCTACTTGTACTAATGATGTTTCATTGGACTGAAacgagtgacagacaggcagaacttTGTGATGGACCTGTGAATAAGTGCTTCCTGAATGCTATTGTTTTTACTTGAATCATTTGATTATTAAAATGTTGGCAAAGATTGCAGAATTAGATatgaatgaaatattttttgGTAGATTAATGGTAAATGTCAACTTCTttgactttgaaaaaaagaagaagaaatttgaagaaaaaatgcTTAGAACAGTGTGGCCTGCCGTATGTGAATATCTCTTAGGAATGTTCAGTTTGAAGACCTGTTTTCAGATGCTGGGATCACTGTGGAGGAGATGGGtgaggaagaaaagagacagatccTGGTGAGTACAGAACTGCCTGTGCAAATAAGTCTATGCATTCCTACATTTCTCAATATTTGTAAATTTTGTAAATGAAAAACATAAAAATTGATGTCTGTCCAAGACTTTACGACCACAGATTGGGTGTTAAGGGAGGAATAAAAGGGGTTGTGGGTGAGTAGTTGGCACCTGTTTTCATGGGTTGACAAACCTGATGGCAGATTGAAAGTTATAACTTGATGTTGAACAGTGTTTGTATGCTCTTTAGTCTgtaactgtttcagtttcaggtgtcaaagcatgtgggctgatccatatacattacaccacatctgctgttggggaaaaaaaaaactaggaGCAGATGCTGACCTTTGCATACAGCCAGTTCGTTGATCAATCTTTTACTCGTTATGGAAGAGCTAAAGATAAGAGAAAGCACGCTCAGCTAAAAACAAGGCTAGCTGTTGAAGTGAATATGTCAGGCTGATGAAGAAGATGGAAAAGAAACCTTGCggtgaaaaaacaaaatagatacTGTCAGACCTTTTGGAAAGAATACAACAAAATGTGGCCTTGCATATtaggggaaaagggaaaagagtAGTAAGTGCAATTTCTACTGGTGTGTATTCTCCATGAGTCATGAttgtagtgattttttttttttacacacctgTTGTTGACCACATCTGAGTATTTTTCTTGTGCTTTCAAAGCGTGACAATTGTGTGCTGTTAACTGTCAATAGACTTGACCTTTTAGTGTGCTGTCTCTTCCATCCTTACTCTTCCACTCATTGGGATGATATCAAGACAGGCGATCTTATGAATAAGAATGAAATCAACAATAATGTCATTTTATACGTAGAAATATTCTCTGGTGCCCCTTTGACAGTGTTTCTGTATCCCTGTGTACTTTCAGGAGGCTCTGCGGCAGTCTCTACCAGCTACAGAGAAGCCGGCACCTTCCACATCAGACCAGATCCCTGACTCGGCTGACAACAAGGACAGTAAAGGAGAGTCTGAAAGAGCCGAGGACCAGATGCCTGAGGCACAGTCCCTTGAAGTGCTGGTGGAGGACTATGacagtgatgggggagggaggcaaGAGTgtgactccaccaccaccaccaccgtcaccaccttGGCAGATGCTGGGAAAAACGTGGGAGGGGTGGGAcacgtgaaggagagaggaagggggcagCCTGATGCAGACAGCATGTCAGACGTGTCAGACTCTGCGGATGCCCTGGACACCAACCTGATGAACCGCACCACCAAGAAGCAGAGAATGCGATGCCGGCCGGATATGAAGCTGAGCTTCCACCAGAAAAAGCAGGGACAGAGCAGGTTTAAGGAGCTCTTCAACAGAACGGTCAGTCAGAGCTTTGCtgtcatggaaagagaaagagagagagagagatacggatacggatgttctATTCATAtgaaggccattgcccctcatgaaggggtacaatacataaacaagcacagccactgaagaaaatcatgaagttgcaacagatctgaaatgcaatgccttgtacaagtatattgacaaattccttatgacgctttctttttcagatgctagaagtagacttaaacgaaattgactgggatatctataaaaagcaggtgggatatatcgtactctcaaactggttaaagcaggacaacataaaacaaaatgcaactcgtcttcatttccactttcgcacaacggacacattaaatcaactgcagaatgtttcctgtaatgataataatgctgagaaatttctgaaataccaaaacgaaatcttgtcataataattttaagtgtctgtctaagttcatacgcaggtaaatcttaacgtcatgaccagtacaaaatgtcctatatacacaaaacctatcactattattcacatgaaaattccactcttgccatctgcacacaatcagtctatctttaaggtcacacaaaaataatctgacatcttgcagaccttgattttcccatacaaaaccgaaaccaaacttatacaacttacaacgaacttttgaaacccaatttcttttaccttttgcatccatgtcagttaacattgcataagctttccgtggcaacctgcaatcattcattcttgttaatttaatccagtaacgaatacaaataagtacagagttaatataaattgggtatctattagtttctccgtaaacaaggtcatttggtgtttttaaatcaacccctaacattttcttagtgaaaacaaatgaactttctcacagtgacgtgcagcatcatcaagtccccaaagttcagccccatacagtgcaataggctggacctgagaatcaaacaatttCAGAAATATTAGTAAACTATTATTACTCAAAGTACGTAGTTTtcgcattagagagagagagagaaagagagagagagaactggtatGCAGGCACCAGAGAAACTTGTTAGAGTTTGTCACATTATTCAGTTGTTGAAACTGGAGCATTTGACCAAAACAATAGGAAAACCAAACTTTTTGCAGAAGCTTTGATGACATATTGTGTCACCGTGTGCAGAAGTTGTCCCAGAGCCAGAACTCAGAGTCCTCTGTGTCCCCAGTGAAAGATAGGGGGTCAGAGGCTACAGGTGTGCACAGCTCACAGGACCTGTTTATGGAGCAGTCCTCTGATGATGTGAGTGTCCTGTGATGTCGttacatgtttgtgtgggtggagaTCATGAGATGGCAGGCAGCGTAAGTTGTGTCGCTTGTCAGGAGCGTACTTACAATTCTTTTATAAGCAAATTTATTTTTGATTGAAAGATacaggggttaaaaaaacaactttgttggtcacagtttctttcttttcccacctccccctccccctcactgatGTTTTCAGATTGGGATCTCATAATTATGTGAACAAATATATTTGTTAAATCTTGATATTGTTTCgttctatttctgtttttttttttttttttaataaatttttgttTAAGTCGTAGATAATTGTTTGTAACCAACTGGTGGCATCAGAGTCAGATGTGACCAATTTGAAGTGAAATGAAGTGTTTGGCTGTTGACAAGTTCATAACTGACAAACTTTGCTGGGACAAAAGGAAAACGTACAGATGACATTATAGATGCCATCCTTCAGCACGCAAACAGAATTCACTCGAACGCATGCTGTGGCACAGATAGCTCTGAGAACTTGCACTTCAGTTTTCTGTCATACATGGGCAAGGGCTTACACTTTGGATGTCTGTTACACATGAGTGAGGATTTACGCTTTGGATATAGCTGTTACACATGAGTGTGTACTTACATTTTGGATGTTTGTTACAAGTGGGTGAGGACTTACATTTTGGATGTTTGTTACACATGGGTGAGGACTTATCACTTTGGACATCTGTTACACATGTGTAAGGACTTACACCTAGGTATCTATTACACATGGGCAAGAACATACACTTTGTTCTAGGTTACACATGGGAAGTTGTTGCCCAGTTTGGGAGAGCTACTTCTGCTGTGTTTTGGAAACtttttgtcttcatttttcttcttgttattttgttgagtgccccagaatttgggacatttgaTTTCTGTATTttagtgatgatgaatgatgatgagggtgatgaagaTGCATCTGTGAGGgttcatttaggtttgggacttcttgacaaggctgtactctcatgatatATCCAGGTGTcaaatcagactgagagacacagacacctgcaATGTTGGTTGTATTAGAGACTTTAGCAGTTGGCAGCCAGGGATTGCAAACCTGATGAATTTTCAAAGGATGAAAATATCCATTGGTTGCTATGTTTGCCATCAGactctgtactgtgttgtggagGATCCAgcgatccctttgttttaagttTTTTCCAGTTTCATCTTTGATCTCTCTTTTATGAAACTCATTTTTCAAtaccagaacttttttttctcatagttATGTTTTACTGTCCCAATGTATGACTTCAGAGAAGAGGTTGATAGAATGTGACAACTCTGCACATTACTATGTTTTTCTAGAAGCTGATAACACTACACAGTACTGTATGTCCCAGGAGCGTAACAGCACCTCACACCCTGACCCCAGCAATGATGGTGCAGCTTCAGGGGCACGGTCTTGTGTCACATCACTGTCAAAACAGGCAGTCCCCACACAGCACAGCCAGTCATCCTCtgtgggagggaaagaggaggaggagggaagagaggatgcAGAGGAAGTGACCATGGAGGATGCAGAGACCCAGCCTCCAGAGGACTTTgctgtgatggaggaggaggacaggggtgatggtttggcggaggaggaagaggacgctCAGAGCAGTCCTGTCTACCCGTAAGTATTTTCCTTCTTtattactgctgtctgtctgtcagtgagtaGCAGTGTGCACTGTTTTATAGGCTGTCGCATTGCAGAAATGACACAGATTGTGTGATTTGGCCCCCTGAAATATGGATAGTAATAGTGTGTTCATTTGGCTGAAAAAGAATCCACTGTAGTTTTAAATAACTGTTGGGCCAGGACAAATTTTGCAGCTGCTGGCTGTATAATATGTGAACTGAGCATAACTTTGACTCATTTTTCTGATGGGCTCTTTGTCTCAAATTGTGGCAatagttctttgtgtgtgtgtgtgtgtgtgtgtgtgtgtgtgtgtgtgtttctgccagcCTGcctacttgcctgtctgtctgcatacagTTGTGGCAATAaaattctttgtgtttgtgtgtacatgccaGCCTGCCTACCtgctgagagaaggagagaaagtaagaaagagagatttGGTGCTTGTTATGACCACTATTGACAGGAATATGGGTCTTTCAGTGTTTGCATGGTAGGTAGAGAGAGGCATGGGAGCTTACTGaaatgtgtgtttcagtgtgtgtgtgtgtgtttgatgtgtgttgggggaaggtggagagacatacagaggctgctgacagtcatgtgtgaatattggggggtgagggggggggggggtagaaggggacTTACCGGTTGATAGAATGTGCATTTCCATGTGCGTCAAGGGAAAAGAGATGGAGTAGAGAGGGAACAATGGGTGAAAGGTGTCAgtaatgtatgtttgtgtcagtgattcacacagtgtgtgtttgtgtcagcgaATCATGCAGTATGTGAATACTTTTGTCAGTGAATCACATGTGTTAAATCAGAAAAGAAGCAGGGAGATAACAGTTGTGgttcagtgtgtgagagagagagaagtgtaagATAGAGAACACTGTGGGGAGAAATATGCCTGTCTCAGCgtgttttgggtggggtgggggtggggggatagaagAGATAGTTGGGTGGAAACTGACTGTAACTGTTTGTGTTATCAGGGTACAGGTGACAGAGGCCTCAGGTCACTCTCCATCACCAGACAGCCAGACCAGCACTGCCGCCTGCCACCTGTCTCCCTCGGTAGGTGGCTGTAGTCCTTAGTGCAGCAGTGTCTGTGACAGAGTGGAGTGGATTTTACAATGGTAGTGTGgatgttatgatgatggtgtggttgtcACAGTGATAGGGTGgatatcatgatgatggtgatgatgtgaccgGTGTTGTGCAGACCCTGCCAGTGGCTGAAGACAAGGAGGGTCGGCCACTGCTGACTGACAACTGGTTCAGCTGGCCCCCTGTGCCGCCAGTCTGCTGTCTGCACAGGACTTaccggtaaacacacacacacacacacacacactcatgtatacacacacatatacagacatatacacacatacacacacacagagtcacacacagagtgacacacaaacacagacatgcatgtgtATTGCATGTATGATTGTATGTCCTCTCTGTGGTAAGGGAAAATAGTGCAGATAGATTGGAAAATAAGAATGAACAGTGTTGCTAGGAGACAAGTCTGCAGACACATTTCCACAAGGTATTTTTTCTTGGATTTCTGTAAATGGCTGCCATATAGGTGATCATCTGATGCCTTTCAGGTAGCTGTAACAGCTGTCTGATTTTTCAATATTTACAAGCATTGTTGACTAACATTAGCATATTGAATTGAATGTTTTCAATATATAAAATATTTCAGATGTGAACAGTTTTACTTGGTGAGTGGTGTATCAAGAACACTTTCCATGAAATTATAATTGTTATATGTTGGGATGTAGTTGATAAGATGTTGTAATTATTAGAATATAAGAAAGATAATTGTGTATATTTAATTTTGAAGGCTTACTATTGGTTCTGTTGTTTGTTGCAGAATGTCTTCCAAGAAAAGGAAAGAGGTGGGTTCATGTCCTTTCTCCATTACGTCTTTTCCAAACAGGCCTTGGTTTGCCTGTTGCTGTTCATACTTCAGAGCTTGAATACAGAGTTCGTACAAAGTCAtgaaagtctggaaaagtcttgtaaaaatgagagaaccattttcaTTGCAGGAAATGTTTTGGAATTTTAATCCATTgccattcaacaaagagcttaaaaaaacaacacaacgtgAATATAGATACTGGGATTCCACTGATCTTCATCAGCAGTGTAGCAGAGGAATTTTTGAATCAGTTTGGCTGGAAATTTTTCAGTCTGGTCTGGGAAAGGTTGGAAAAAGTGTGGAAATTTGTTTGGTCAAATCTGTGGGAACCTTGTGAATAGCAGTTGGATTTGTTAAAAGTGCAGTCCTGGAGTTGCAGTCTCTGATGAAGATCCGGCATGGCAAAGTGGATGGAACTGGATGGATTTCCTGTTACGTGTTCTTGTCCAGCTGCTGTGTAAATGAGCCCTACAGGATTGGCCTGATCCCGTCTTTCACAGTCCTAAGTGGTGGTGTTCCACTCCATGGTACCAATAGTAGCAGAGATTGGGTCTCTTTGGCACGGGTCTTTATGAGTTTGGCTCATGGTGCAGCACATAATACAAGGTTGGCTTGATACCAGTCTGCAGTCTTCTGTTCCTTCTTGATAAAAGCATTAGTGGTGGTAGTGTAGATAATGGATGACAAGGTGTGCTCTTTGCCTCTGTATCAGAACTGGGTTACCACGTTGGAAAGGGATCCGTGGGTCTTTTAAGTGCATTAATGTGAGGCTGCCGAGTTGGGATGGTGGGTGTAATTTTGATAAACCCTGATGTGGTAACAAGGCGAGGGTGAGGATCCTCTTAGAATGAAGGAGAATGGTTTCAGAGAGCAGAGAGATGTTCGCTGCAGATCCCTCACCATGACAGTGGTTTGTTTCCATGCCAGAGGCTTGTGTGTTGTCTCCCCTTGAAGGCACTGATGTCTGTCAATCTGGTCACCTGTGGAGCTGCACTGTCAGAGATCAACATCAGTCAGGGTCATGTTGTGAGGTCCATGTCTGTGTTGAACATTCAGAAGATGGTAATACGgctgatgtgttctttgtgtgtgtgaagtgctcaGTGCTTCATGCCCCCAGTGAATCGGGTAGGCTGTGGTGGGTCATCACCTGTTGGGCTGGGGGATGTCAACCCTCTAGCATTCACATATGTTACTGAGAAACAATCATCCAGCATTCACATTTGTTGCTGAGAAATTACCTTCTAGCATGCACATATGTTACTGAGAAACTGCTCTCTAGCATTCACATGTTACTGAGAAATTTATCTCTAGCGTTCACATATGCGATTGAGAAACTATTGTCTAGCTTTCACATTTGTTAATGCAAAATTACCCTCTAGCATTCACACATGTTGCTGATAAAGTGCCCTCTAGCATTCACATATGTTACCAAGAAACTGCCCTCAAGCATTCACACATGTCACTGAGAAGCTAACCTCAATACTCACATATGCTACCATGAAACTCATCCTGGTGtaaaactttaaaaagaaaatatggcTTCTCTTatacacacagtgccacagaATTACTATTATTTGCAGAACATTAGTATTTTGTCAAAGTGTTCTCAGGTTACAATTCTGTGTTCTGCACCCTGAAACATTTTTCCTCCTTACATGTGTAATTCTACTGTCCTCTGTTGTCTAGTATGCGAAGTATACATTTGTGACTTAGAAATAATAGATACAGTGGATGATGTGGAGTATACTTAGAAATAATAGATACAGTGGATGATGTGGAGTATAGTGAGAGACAAGGGCTGTGTGATTTGAGGTTGTGTGCACTGTTTCAGCTCCCCTCAGATGGACAGCCCTACTTCTGTCCAGACAGAAGCGATGCTGGTGCCTATAGCCAGGTGATCGTATGCATGCTGGATTCATACCTGCAGCAGTTCAGCACTGTGCAGCGCTGTCTCCACAGCTTGCTGCCCTGGGGAAAACCTGTGCGGGCTGGACAGCACATGCCTGCCTCCCTAGACTGCAGGAAGAGAGGACAGCCATCCTTTCACTTTGATCTGGACAACAGTGAGGAGGATGCAGAGGAGGAAGATTTTGAGCCTGGGCTGCGTCTGCGCAAGAGGCTGGCTCTCCAAAAACGAAAGTGCAAGATAAGCAATGATGATGCCGCTGCAGACAGTGACTCAGTCAGCCAGGTAAAAAGTGAAGGTGGTGAGGATAATGTGCCACTGAAGCTAGATGATGGAGGGGACAGAGCAGGAGACACAGCCGCTTACGATGCAGAAACGCAAGCCCTGGACTCTGACAGCGACCTTCCGGACCTGCACATAGAGTCCCCCACTGCTGTGGACTGCAGCTGGAGCAACACAGGGAGCCGAGCAGAGAAAGGGAAGGCCTCCAGTCCACCTGTTGTCAGTGGGGACAGTCAGAGCTCTGGCTCTCTGCTCAACGAACAGGGAGACCTCTACTCTACCCAGCTCCCACGCAGCAGGAAACGTGCCGGTCAGGCAGGTGGTGATACTGCACCCACACGGCTGAAGCGTCCACGCCGGATGGCACAGCCAGCAGAGGTCAGAGACAACCGTTGTCATAACCTGACACCAATAAGTCTGAAACATAAGCAGCTTCCTTCTAGCCATGTAGACAGCAAAGAGTGCATGCCAAGTattgaagaggatgatgatgaagtgtcCTTTCCTCAGAAAAAGAAGGTGCGAATAGAGAGGAAGAGGACAGGCTACCTCCACATTTCCAGCactgtggaagggagagaggggaggtctgCCATTGTCCACCCCTTACCTCGAGGAAACCGCTCAAGAAAGGACAAAGCAGGGCAAGGGATGACTGGCAAAGAGGTCAGTGAAGGGAAGCAGACACCAAAGGCCCCTGTCCCTTCCGGCGTGTCTTCCTCCTCTGACGTGAGGGGCGGGTACAGTGACGGGGAGGACAGTGATGACTCTTTGCAGTGTCTGGAGCCCTCCAGCTGCACAGACCAtcccaccctcaacccctcccccagtCAGGGGGATcctcaggaggaggaggatggtgaccaTGGGACTGTCAGAGCAACACCCCAGGCCCAGGAGCTCATGGTATGTCTGTGTGGATTACTTCCTCTGCATGGTCCTTTCACTGTGTGCCCAGTTGTACAGACCCCTGTTCACTCTCCATGCATTTCAGTGTGTCCTGTCCTGTGATAATGTCAGTTGTTGCTCTGTCCTGTTCCTCCAAGGAAACTGTTTAGGGAGGggaactgagaaaaaaacaatgtactgacaacattgcagaatggacaggtaaCCATTTGTAGAAACCCAGGCTTTAATATACAACtaacagacctgggggaaactAGTGAATAGTTCCTCTGTGTTGCACCCTAAtgattcttcacagagttaagagaTAAGGAGGGGGAAACGAGTGAGCAAATGTCCATGGATTAAAAATAATCTGGTGGTAGAGTTTTACATGCATGTTCTCTGGATTGTGATTGGCTGTTGTTTCATTTATTAAAAACAGTGCCCATTGATAAAATGATAGTGAGTGAAAGCTGAAAGCATTGCAAAAAGTGCTGACCATGGCTGGTTGTTGTGCACAGGAAGATGGTGACAGTGGATCACATGACTTGGTGACATGTCCACTGTGCAACAAACAGTTTGCTAGCACGGTGATAGAACGCCACGCCTCTGATTGCAGTCTggaggtggacagagaggagacacaggTGCCCCTGCCCtcaggtgtgtgtgaaagatggctATTCTCTCTTGTCAGCGGTTGAAGTGTAAAAACCTGTGTGTAAAATTAAGCggcggcctagtggtaatgcacccaGTTAGGAAGCGAGTGTCAACAGGTTTTAGTTCCAAATAGGGACCAGGATTTTCACTcttcccatccactagaccttgagtggtggtctgggtgataTTCTTCCAGATAAGACACTAAAGTCTtttgtgcagaatgcacttgggacatgtaaaagaactcatggcaacattctgtagaaaaatccacattgacgatagtaaaacaaatacacttgcagacagaaacaaaatttggggtggtgctgcactgtgatgACAAGAGCAGCcaaaaattcacacagagaaatctgttgtgacaaagaagtaATAAAATACGAATACAAGAAAAGTGTACATGCCGTTACATGCGACAGATCCTTTGGACAACTGGGAttggaagggggggttggggtgggtggggggtggggggttctgcaTGAGAGGCAGGAGATTGTCATGAAGAGGCAGCAAATAAAAATGTTTGCTTATCAAGTCTAAGTGTGTGTATGAagtaaagagagggaggcagatagCCTAGAAAGAGCTATTGACTCATTCGTATATCTGCATATGGACGGATAAACAAAGTGTGCCTGTGTCAAGCCTGCTTTGGTGTgtcggtgaatgtgtgtgtgtgtgtgtgtgtgcatccattgTAAAGTTTAACATGGCATTGCCAAACGTCTGACTGTGCTGTGACCTGACTCCAGTGTCTCGAGTGCTACTTGCAACATTTGTCCCCAGTGTACGCTGACAGTGGTGTGTCCTGTGTTCCAGTGTCCGTGGTCAGTGTGCCGAAAAGGCGTGCCTTGCGTGGTCAGCTGGACAGGTAGGAGACAGCACTGAAACTTTCTGCTGATGATGTGTGGCTGTTGCCAGGTGGTTATGTTGTCCATGATATATTgtggtgacactgacagacagatgtgtCTCTGTGACaggacagtgtgggtgtggggggatgtgctGTTGATCAGCATGCTGTCTGTCAAGTGAATCACAACTCTGTCAGCCAGCACTGTTTTCCACATCAGTAGTAGTAcaccacctttttcttcttcttttttttccccctttctgttaCATGACTAACATCATCTTGCTGATGATtctgctgggtattttcatgtctccataacccaccatacactgacatgaattacaggatctttaatgtgcgtatttgatcttctgcgtgcgtatatacacgaagggggttcaggcactagtgggTCTgcgcatgtgttgacctgggagattggaaaaatatccacccttataCCCACCAGatgcctttaccgagattcgaacctgggaccctcagattgaaagtccagcactttaaccactcagctattgcaccctgCAGTGAGTTCAGGTTAAGTTTCTGAAATACGaatcttccccatctctctttgttttgaacttatatttaaaaaaagaaacactcacaaaacaacaacacttttatttcatttttaatgaCACAAAGAGAATATGAATACTGTAATTTTCAGCCTTTAAGGTGATACAGCATAAAAGGCACACCCCTGGAATCTGATAAGCCACATTTGTTGAAGTCCTCTGTAATGATTGGTGCATAATGGCTCTGTTGACCTCAGATGTTGTTTTCTAAGtagtgacatcactgacatgattgACACAGACTAGCAGACATGTCATAGTGCTTATCTATATTTCTGTGTAGTTTTTGAGCAGTGAACATGACAGACACAAATTACCAGACATGAAACAGCGC includes the following:
- the LOC143298115 gene encoding uncharacterized protein LOC143298115 isoform X3 — its product is MEEGKRRKATEEGKRRKAMEEGKRRGAMEEGKRRGRKTRNTRTGPASSSDSDSCQEAIQHQIQQQKMNEDQLLLDAGITVEEMGEEEKRQILEALRQSLPATEKPAPSTSDQIPDSADNKDSKGESERAEDQMPEAQSLEVLVEDYDSDGGGRQECDSTTTTTVTTLADAGKNVGGVGHVKERGRGQPDADSMSDVSDSADALDTNLMNRTTKKQRMRCRPDMKLSFHQKKQGQSRFKELFNRTKLSQSQNSESSVSPVKDRGSEATGVHSSQDLFMEQSSDDERNSTSHPDPSNDGAASGARSCVTSLSKQAVPTQHSQSSSVGGKEEEEGREDAEEVTMEDAETQPPEDFAVMEEEDRGDGLAEEEEDAQSSPVYPVQVTEASGHSPSPDSQTSTAACHLSPSTLPVAEDKEGRPLLTDNWFSWPPVPPVCCLHRTYRMSSKKRKELPSDGQPYFCPDRSDAGAYSQVIVCMLDSYLQQFSTVQRCLHSLLPWGKPVRAGQHMPASLDCRKRGQPSFHFDLDNSEEDAEEEDFEPGLRLRKRLALQKRKCKISNDDAAADSDSVSQVKSEGGEDNVPLKLDDGGDRAGDTAAYDAETQALDSDSDLPDLHIESPTAVDCSWSNTGSRAEKGKASSPPVVSGDSQSSGSLLNEQGDLYSTQLPRSRKRAGQAGGDTAPTRLKRPRRMAQPAEVRDNRCHNLTPISLKHKQLPSSHVDSKECMPSIEEDDDEVSFPQKKKVRIERKRTGYLHISSTVEGREGRSAIVHPLPRGNRSRKDKAGQGMTGKEVSEGKQTPKAPVPSGVSSSSDVRGGYSDGEDSDDSLQCLEPSSCTDHPTLNPSPSQGDPQEEEDGDHGTVRATPQAQELMEDGDSGSHDLVTCPLCNKQFASTVIERHASDCSLEVDREETQVPLPSVSVVSVPKRRALRGQLDREQLVCVLCHMKLGGSGALKRHLETCQHQHQRGGETQERREHHDDACPVSLVEGGKEEEGGAAGRGGPSTHCD
- the LOC143298115 gene encoding uncharacterized protein LOC143298115 isoform X4, which codes for MGEEEKRQILEALRQSLPATEKPAPSTSDQIPDSADNKDSKGESERAEDQMPEAQSLEVLVEDYDSDGGGRQECDSTTTTTVTTLADAGKNVGGVGHVKERGRGQPDADSMSDVSDSADALDTNLMNRTTKKQRMRCRPDMKLSFHQKKQGQSRFKELFNRTKLSQSQNSESSVSPVKDRGSEATGVHSSQDLFMEQSSDDERNSTSHPDPSNDGAASGARSCVTSLSKQAVPTQHSQSSSVGGKEEEEGREDAEEVTMEDAETQPPEDFAVMEEEDRGDGLAEEEEDAQSSPVYPVQVTEASGHSPSPDSQTSTAACHLSPSTLPVAEDKEGRPLLTDNWFSWPPVPPVCCLHRTYRMSSKKRKELPSDGQPYFCPDRSDAGAYSQVIVCMLDSYLQQFSTVQRCLHSLLPWGKPVRAGQHMPASLDCRKRGQPSFHFDLDNSEEDAEEEDFEPGLRLRKRLALQKRKCKISNDDAAADSDSVSQVKSEGGEDNVPLKLDDGGDRAGDTAAYDAETQALDSDSDLPDLHIESPTAVDCSWSNTGSRAEKGKASSPPVVSGDSQSSGSLLNEQGDLYSTQLPRSRKRAGQAGGDTAPTRLKRPRRMAQPAEVRDNRCHNLTPISLKHKQLPSSHVDSKECMPSIEEDDDEVSFPQKKKVRIERKRTGYLHISSTVEGREGRSAIVHPLPRGNRSRKDKAGQGMTGKEVSEGKQTPKAPVPSGVSSSSDVRGGYSDGEDSDDSLQCLEPSSCTDHPTLNPSPSQGDPQEEEDGDHGTVRATPQAQELMEDGDSGSHDLVTCPLCNKQFASTVIERHASDCSLEVDREETQVPLPSVSVVSVPKRRALRGQLDREQLVCVLCHMKLGGSGALKRHLETCQHQHQRGGETQERREHHDDACPVSLVEGGKEEEGGAAGRGGPSTHCD